The DNA region TATACGGCCTGCTTCCGCCGCGAGAAGGTCTCCGCGGGCACCGACGTGCGGGGCATCAAGCGTGTCCACCAGTTCGACAAGATAGAGCTGTACAAGCTGGTGGAGCCTTCCCGTTCCGCCGATGAGCTACAGGCCCTGCTGTCGCACGCGGAGTCCGTGGCCCGTGGCCTCGGCCTGCCCTACCGGGTGGTCGAGCTGTGCACGGGCGACATCGGCTTCCAGTCGGCGAAGTCCTACGACGTGGAGATATGGGCGCCCGGCTGCGGCGAATGGCTGGAGGTCAGCTCGTGCAGCGCCTGCGGCGACTTCCAGGCGCACCGCGCGAACCTGCGCTACCGCCCGAACCCCAAAGCCAAGCCGGAGTTCGTCCACACGCTGAACGGCTCCGGCCTCGCTCTGCCGCGGGTGATGATCGCCCTTCTGGAGACCTGTCAGCAGGTGGACGGCAGCGTGCGCATGCCGGACGTGCTGCGGCCGTACACCGGCTTCGACTGCATCCCCTAGCGGCGCGGCCACGCCGGACGACTCCTCAGCGTTTGCGCCACCGCGAGGACGGCGACGAACGCCGCTCCTTCCAGGGCCGCGCCCGCCCACACCGGCAGGGCCACCAGGCTGAAGGAGAAAGGCGCCAGCAGCGGGAACTCGCCATCGCCGAGGAGCGCGTCGAAGGCCAGGTGCGACGCGACCGCCCCCGCTATCACCACGCCTGTCAGGAGGCGCTGGCGCGCGTCTCGGGCCGCCGCCAGCCCTACCAGCGCGGCGCTGGCCAGCAGGAACAGCAGGGCGTGGCTGGCCCGTGGGTCCGCCTGTGTGCCCAGGAACCACAGCACGTGGTCCACATCCACCGCCACGGCCACGGCGCCCGCCAGCAGGGCGTACCGCAGTTGCCGTGTGGCCGCGCCGACCGCGAAGCCGAAAACAAAGTGCCCGCCGATCTCGAAGGCCAGCCGTCCGGTCTCCAGGCCTGACCTGCTGGGCTGCCGCGTCGGATTGTCCGTCAGGCCAAGCAGTGAGAACGCGAAGCTGAGCGCCGCGAAGAAGGCGGCCATCCCCAACGGCCAGGACAGCTGCCTGGCCAGCGTTTCCAGGCGGCCGGGCGCTCCCCTGCGGATGCCGAGCCTGCGCAGCCTTTTCTCCGCGCAGGCAACGCACGTGCAGGCGGGCGGGTGTTGCGCCAGCCAGTATTCATCTTCTCGTCGGGGCATAGTCCCTTTCATTCATGGTTCGACAAGCTCACCACGAGCGGGATTGTCCGCTCACCCTGAGCTTGTCGAAGGGTGAGCATGCAATGGCGGGATGCCTTCGCTATATCCAAGCCAGTGTACCCCCTTGTATCCTTGTCCGGCAACCTGTCCGGCGGAGATGCGGGGGGTGTGGCGCGCGGCGTCCGCCCCGTGGTAACGTGGAAGGCGGGATACGCCACGGAGAACTATCGGGAGGGACGGGAATGCCGGCGCCGAAGCAGGTTGTCCTGAGTCCGGAGTCCATCAGAATCACGTGGGACGACGGGCACCAGAGCACATACGCCAACAGGTACCTTCGCGGGCAGTGCCGGTGCGCCGGCTGTGTGGACGAGATGAGCGGCAGGCGTCGGGTGTCCGAGAAGAACGTGCCGGAGGACGTGCAGGCGGTGGACTGGATACAGGTAGGCTACTACGGGCTTCAGTTCCTGTGGACAGACCTGCACGCGGCGGGCATCTATACCCACGAGATGCTGCGGTCCCTGTGTCCGTGCCCCCAGTGCCAGCCCGTGAAGCCCGCGGCCCAGTAGCGCCGTTAGCGACCGCCGCCGTGCTGGCCTTCCGCCGCGTCCGACTTCTTGAGGTTCAGTAGCGAGGCGGCAATCATGATGACGACGACGAATGCCAGCGCCGCGAAGAGCGCGTTCTTGCCCA from Dehalococcoidia bacterium includes:
- a CDS encoding DUF971 domain-containing protein, with translation MPAPKQVVLSPESIRITWDDGHQSTYANRYLRGQCRCAGCVDEMSGRRRVSEKNVPEDVQAVDWIQVGYYGLQFLWTDLHAAGIYTHEMLRSLCPCPQCQPVKPAAQ
- a CDS encoding metal-dependent hydrolase gives rise to the protein MPRREDEYWLAQHPPACTCVACAEKRLRRLGIRRGAPGRLETLARQLSWPLGMAAFFAALSFAFSLLGLTDNPTRQPSRSGLETGRLAFEIGGHFVFGFAVGAATRQLRYALLAGAVAVAVDVDHVLWFLGTQADPRASHALLFLLASAALVGLAAARDARQRLLTGVVIAGAVASHLAFDALLGDGEFPLLAPFSFSLVALPVWAGAALEGAAFVAVLAVAQTLRSRPAWPRR